The sequence TGCTCTAAATCCGCCGTGAATGTCTCCTATTACTAATGTTCTGTTCATTTCATGCTTTAGTTGGTGAAAAGATAAGCCATTATCTTTAAATAATAGCTCTTCCAGTTCAACACTGCTATTTTTATTATTTTGAAATGTATTTCGGATCTATAAACTCTGTGAGCCACACTCCGTTAGCAGATTGGAAGAAGAATAATCCATCCTCATGCATTTTTCCGGTTCTGATCGTCAGGATTATAGGTTTGCCGTGTCTCATTCCCACTTTCGTAGCGGTCTCTTTATCAGCGCTTAAGTGTACATGCTGGCGGGTTCTTTTTTCAATTCCTTTTTCTAAAATGGAGGAAATATTGGCTTCAGCCGTTCCGTGATATAAAAACTCAGGCGGCTGTATAGCTTCCAGGGCTAAATTGATGTCGATAGAATGTCCTTGGCTGGCTCTGATCTTTGTTTTATCATCATTAAAGGCAAATCTCTTTTTATTATTGGTTTCTACCACCTCATCTAATTCTTCAAAAGAAAAATGCACTCTTTTTTTTGCCGATTTTGCTCTCAGCTCTTCTACATCTGCCCAGCCGTTTTCATCCAGCTTTAATCCGATAGTCTCGGGTTGATGCCTCAAAATGAGGCTTAAAAATTTACTTATTCTTTTTGTTTCTATTTCGTTCATTGGTTTTTTGTTTTAATTAAGCATTATAAAATTCCGGGGAAAAAGTCACTGGAAATCCTGTTTTCCTGATGATTTCCTCTGCATATTGATCAAAATGATAAATCTCCGCTGATATTGAAAGCGTTACAAATGATTTTTCATAAAGATAAACCCATAAACAAGCTTCAGCAGGTCCCCTTCCTTTCAACATATTTTGAATTTCAATTCCACTGATCTTATTCAGAGGAATTAATAAAGTTCTTTTTTGATCTGTAAAACCCAGCAGACCATTTTGATTATCCATCCAGAGTAAAGACTGATCCTTTAAAATATTCAAGACTTCATCTGGTGTCTGAAATAAATAGTCCGGCGAATAGTGAACCCGGCAGTTTCCTAATTCTACTACTTTATTGATTTCAATTCTTCCTTTATATTGCTGCAAAGGGGTATTCAGAAAGATATCCTCAGGGTCATATTTGGAAAACATATTGGCGAGGGCTTTCAGGAAAGATTTCATTCGCTTACAGGGTATTTATGGTTTAAATTTTCACACAGTTTTTCAATATCATCTTTTCTTACCAGCTCTCCAACCCATTCCTGGGGTATATTTTCAAATCCATAATAGATTCCTGCCAACCCTCCGGTAATAGCTCCGGTTGTGTCTGTATCTTCACCCAGGTTTACGGCTTTCAATACGGCTTCAGAGTAGCTTTCTGAGTTTAAAAAACACCATAAAGAAGCTTCCAGGCTGTGTAACACATAACCACTTCCTCTTATTTCTTCTTCAGAATACCCTGAAATATCATTTTTTAAAATCCTATGAAAAAGTTCAATCTCACTTAAGCTAAACCATTGTTTTTCTGCATATTCCAGAACCACATTTTGTGTATAAGTATATGCTTCCGTTTTATTTTTTCCTTTTATTAACTGAATTGCAAAAATAACATAGATAAAACAGGCAAAAACAGATCGGAAATGTCCATGAGTAATGGTGGAAACTTCCTTTACCGTTTTGTAAATCTTTTCAAGATTTTCTTCATCTTTGAAATAAAAAGCTAGAGGAAGAGTTCTCATTAAGGATCCGTTTCCATTATCTTCTTCAAAAACATTTCCTGAAAATCTGGCACTCTCTCCTTTAATTAGTCTTGCAATGGCTTCCCTTGTAGTTCCTCCAATATCGAAAAGTCTTCCGTGGGCAGTCCAGTGGCCATATTTCACCCATTTTACAAAACTTTGTCCAATTTTTTCCAGATCATAGCCCTTTGTAAGGACCTCAGCGAGGCAGAGCGTCAGAGAGCTATCATCACTCCAGGTACCTTTGGGTTGATTATGTGATCCAAATTCCTGCATTTTAGTTACCGGAAAACGTTTTAAATAATCTCTATCTTTGAATTCTACAGGAACACCAAGTGCATCGCCGATGCATACTCCCATAATTCCAGCTTTTACTTTATTTTTCATCAGGCGAGATTTATAAGTTTATCAAACAACAGTTTCATTCCCTGTGTGGCTGTTTCTTTCATCACTACCGCTCTTTGCCCGTAGCCAAAGCCTGTTTCATTAGGATTGATAACCATTAAAAGACAATCATCTTTGATATCGTGGATCAGACCCGCAGCCGGATATACCTGCAAAGAAGTTCCGATGACCAGCAAAATATCTGAATCTTTTACTATTTCTCTGGCATCCTGATATAAAGGGACATCTTCTCCGAACCAAACGATAAATGGTCTCAACTGAGCTCCATCTTCTGCTTTATCTCCTAACTTAATATCGTCTTTCTGCTCATAGATCAGTCTTTTATTATTGCATGAGCATGATTTGAACAATTCTCCATGGATGTGAAGGATCTTGGTTGAACCGGCTCTTTCATGCAGGTCATCAATATTTTGGGTAATAATCTGAACATCAAAGTATTTTTCCAGCTCAGCTACTAGTTTGTGGGCTTCATTAGGGTGTACTTCATGAAGCTGACGCCTTCTCTGATTGTAAAATTCCAATACCAGGGACCTATCTTTTCTCCATCCTTCCGGACTGGCTACATCGGTTACATTATGATTTTCCCAAAGGCCGTCTCCATCTCTGAAGGTTTGTATTCCGCTTTCAGCACTGATTCCCGCACCGCTTAATATGGTTAGTTTTTTCATTGGTTTTAAATTTTTGTTTTGTACACTGTGGTTTTTAGCTACGAATACACGAATATCATTGATTCTAAAGAGGAGAATTTAAAAGCTTTTTATAAATCTCTTCATTTTCTTCATCAAAACATACAAAAATAACTTTCTCTATACTATCTGAGCGAAACTTTCTTACTTCATTAATAGCTATTTCTCCTGCCAGATCTTTTGGAAATTTATAAATTCCTGTGCTGATATTGGGAAAAGCTATGGTTTTCACTCCAAAACTTTCCGCCAACAGTAAAGAGTTCTTATAACATTCTGATAAAAGCTTTGAACTCTCTTCTTTATCATTATTCCAGACTGGTCCTACAGTATGAATGATATATTTTGCAGGAAGATTTCCAGCTGTTGTCACTACTGCTTCTCCTGTATTGCATTTACCTTGTCTATTTCTAATCGCTCTGCATTCTTCCAATATTTTTGGTCCACCTACTCGATGAATAGCTCCATCTACACCTCCTCCTCCCAATAAGGAAGAGTTGGCTGCATTGACAACAGCCTCTGCATGAATCTTTGTGATGTCTCCTTTTATAACTTCAATTTTCATTGTATTTCTTCAAATGGTTTCAGCATCTCCTCTTTTTTTGTAAGCACTGCAAAAACCACTCTTTTAAATTTGTTCTTATATTTTCCGTGAAGATATCTTTTGAACAGCCCGGCGATTTCTTTCGGATCATTTTTGAATACGCCACAACCCCAGGCCCCTAAAATAAGGGTTTCATTTCCCTGGTGTAAGGCCAGTGCAAGCATCTTATCTGTCCTAATATCCATTGCTCCCAATATCTCATTTTCTCTTTGGGGTTCCTGTCGCTTTACAACCCCTGCATTCACTGCTGGAGAAGTAATGAAATTACATAGTACCGGTTTCGATAGCAATTCTCCCTTATCCTTTCTGAAAACAGGAACTTTAGGGCTGTAAATCATCGTATCCGTGTAAAAGCAAGAGGTCATACTGCGATGTAATGTATAATAATCTTCTGCCATTAACAGGGTTTCATACAATCCCGAAGTTCTTGCTAAGCTTTCTTCCTGCGCTTCGGCTCCATTGATAAATCCGCCACCCGGATTTTTTGCTGAGGCAAAATTCAGGCACATTACTTTTTCCGGATCTTCTTTTTGTGTTAAGTCTAAAATAGCCTTTAGTGAACTACAACGCCAGGTTTCAAATTGAGTTTCAAAATGAGTTTCCGGCATTGGAGCAGCTGTGAGCTCAGAAAGTTGTTCCGGGGTGAAAAGAACGGTTTCCTTTTTACTGATTTCCAGCTCTTTTCCCATATCTATTCTTTCGTTTTCTGTATTTATATAATATTTCCTGGCCAGGATATCCAATGTATCTTTTGCCATTCCTTTATTTGTCATGATTCTTTTTTTTTAGCCAAGAATGCACTAATTTTTTTTAGGTTTATGGGTCGTTTTAAACCTCATAATGATTGCATTATCTTTTTTATTCGTGCATTCGTGGCATTATTCATTTAATTCTTTTTTGGCCACGAATGCATGAATGTTTTTACAATCCTATGGATTCGTGGTGGTTGTTTTTAAAGTCTTTACCAGACCTTCTATTTCGTTATTTGCAGATCCTTTAAAATCCTTTCCTACAAATACTTTGATGACTTCTATATTTCCAACAATAGCCTGATTGAATGTGCCCAGCTTTTCTGACGGAACCCACAATTCATTATGATTTCTGGCTCCTACATTCTGTGCCGGATACTGATTGGCAACATCTTCCAACACTTCAAAACGGGTAACAAAACCAAGATAGTTTCCAAACTCATCTCTGGTATTCCATTTCTCAGCAATTTCCGAAGCATAATCTTCATCCAGAACCGGGTAAAAAATGGGCTGCCATTCCAATCTTGGAGGAAATTTTTTATATCCGTTCTCAATAATAAGAACCATTTCCTTTTCTCCTACCGGTCTGTACAATCTTGTTGTTTTCATTTTGTTAATCTTATAGTTCTGATCCTATCCTCCGGGCAATTTCATTGGATAAAGGATATATTTTTTCTGTTGGTAATAGTTTTTTTGCCTTATTATATTCTCCCTGTTGGGTAAGATTCAAGATCTTTTTTACTAAAGGTGAATAATCTTCTATTTTTACGATCCAGTCTTCATTAAATTCTTCTATCAGATGACGGCTGATTCCCACCTGAATGGAGCGGTATTCAAGTTTATTTCCTTTGATACTTCTTTCCGGGTCCCATTGTACATACACTTTGGCATTTTCAAATGCTTCTTCCCAGGTTTTGGGATTGGGATAAACTCTTTTTTCAGGAGAGGTTAAGATGGCCAGTTCCAGTGCTTTTTCCCATGCTTCCCTTTTAATATGGAGGGCAAGAGTACATTCCTGGTTGGATTTTTGTCCGTAATTGCTCCGTTCCATCATCCAAAGAAAAGAAGGCTTAATCCATGTCATTCTGCTGAATGAAAAAGGAGCACTGAACTTCTGATTTTCAACGGCAGTTTTTGCAATAGCTTTATTATAAGCCTGATAGACCACTATCGTATCACGGGTATAATCTGCTCTTATTTCAAATTCTTTCATTACTTATTAATCAAAATCATGTATACTTCACACTTTTACCTAAATATAAAATTAAAACCTTTATCTTCAGTATTAAATCAGTCTTTTAAAATCTTTTGAATAAGGAGAATAAGATCCGAAAATGCTGTCAAATTTCATTTCTAGTTTCTCAAATTTAAACTCCTCGTCAATCTGATCCAGGCAAGTAACCACAAAGTTCTTTTTTGTTGCATTAACATAGGCTCCATCCAATTTTAAAGCATAATTCAACAGGCTATAATCCAGTTCACCGAACCTCAGCTCTTTCTGATATTCATTAAAGGTACAGGTTTCCTCTTCATTGTTTCTTAGAGCAAGCTCTTTTTCATTGCTCATCCAGCCATTTCCATGGCGTGTTGTGTAGCTTCTGGTCACATAATACATTTCAACATCCTCAATATCAAGTTTCTTACAGATCTCATAAGCATTCTTTGAGGTCGTATGAGCATAGGTTACATTCGGAAAAACACCATGATCCATATCTAATAAAATGCCCTGGCTTCCCTCAAAAATGAGATTTTTAAACATGTTCAGGGAGCTATAATCATCTATCTTCCAATCTATTTCCTCTACTGCATCTAAAAAAGGAGTGATCTGTTCATTGATCTGCTCTTCTTCCATAAAACCATAGTAATAAGCAATTCCTTTCAGCTTTTCTATCAACATTTCTTTTGGAGCAATAAGATCAATAGCAAATAGTTTATAAGGACTTTCATTTCTTTTCATGGTAGCTCCTACTCCTTTTCCACAGGTTCCATGTTCCAGATTTTTTGAATTGGTCCTGTTTTGCCAGACATCAAAAGGCGTAGTTACCTTGGCCAAAGGATGAATGTGAACCTCTGTATTTCCATTTTTTATTTTTAATTCCTCCTTTTCATTAAATAAAAATAAGGGATGAATTGTACAATGTTCGGTAAAATAAGAAGGCAATCCACGAAGCGCTCCACTTCCAAAACTGGAATGAACATGTTTCCTGTCATCCATCATTACCGTATGAGCAGCCTGCTGTCCTCCTGAGAATCTGATAACCACAGACTCAGGATTTTGCTGAGCAAGAAAATCTGTAGTAATTCCTTTTCCTTCATCTCCGAAACCTAATCCTATAACGATTTGCGCCTTTTTCATGTCTAGCATTTTTAAAGTGAGTGCCATTCAGGCAAATTTGTGATTTAAAGCATCTGGAAGTTGTCTAATCCTTCTCTGTTTGGTGTTCCAAAGGTTTTGTCTTTAAATGTATTACAGATAATCTTTGTGATCACCTGTGGAATGTCTCTATGGTCATGTATTGATATACAGTGTTGTCCTAATAATTCTTTCCAGTCTCTATCTGCTCTTATAGCCTGATCAGAATGCAGAACATTGATGTGATATACCTCATATCGTTTTTTAGCTTCTTCCAACAGCTCATAATGAGTGTAGGTTTGTTGTCCTGAGCCCATAATCTCTCTGATAGCTGATGCCGGAAGTACTTTTAAATAAGGTTCGTCACCTACGGTAAACAAAATCCCTTTCTGGTTTCTTTTTTCAAAAGCATCTGTTCTGGTATGGAAAGCGGCAAAATACCACGCTAAAAGATAACTTTCACCTCCATTTCCACCACCACCGGATTCAATATAAGTTCGAGTAAGCCACATATCCAGTTCTTCATCTCCTGATTCAAACTGACCTACCTGCAATGGATAGCTGTCACATTCATGATCTCCTATTCCCAGGAAAAGCAATGCCGGATCCGGCACTCCACCCTGGATAATACCACCCATCAGCTTAGGTAAGCCTTCTTTGATGAGTTGATGCGGAATATGTCCCATACTTCCGGTGACATCCAATCCCAGAATGATAGGAACTGAATTGGGATGCACTTCAGAATCCCTGGATTCCCTGAAAGAAATTCCCTGTGGAACCATTGAAGGATGCGCCTGTCTTTTGGCATTCTGTGTGAAAATTTCACCTGCGGATTTTGTTCCGTAACCTGCTTTGCTTGCTCTGTCATAACGAGCGTCTATATCGTATCTTGTACTTCCCATGATTAAAATGTTTTTCCGAATAAATATTCAAATCTTTTTTGACTCACTTCTAACTGAATATTCAGATTTCTGATGGTTAATGATAATTCCATGTCTTTCTGAACGAATGCTTCGGGATTAAAATCCACAAAAGTCAAACTATTTCTATCCAAAGGACTGATATCAATAAGTCCTTCCTGCTCACGCTCGAGTCTTTTTATTTTCAACTCGATGTCTTCTACCTTGCGCCTGTAAATCAATTCCGAATCTTCTCCGATCGTTCGCGCGCGGTCTTCTCTGATCTGATCATTATTTCTTTGTAATGACTCGATAAATCTTGGTTTTAATTCATCTTCCATATTGATCATTTTTTCTGTGTTGTTATTACGCTAATTCAATAGGACATAGTTTTACGCTTCAATTTTTTGCTATTTATCCGGGATAATTTTCCATGATACCTATTGTGTGACTGGTTATTGTGTTTTTACCCTCTTAATTCGTCTCTTACTTCCATCAAAGCAAATCCTAAAAGGTTTTCTCCGTTCCATAATAAAGGATTTTCTGCTCTTGAATCTGTTTCCAGCATCCCGATTCCCCAAATAGTATCGTAAGGACTGGCTTCTACCAGGATTTTATCTCCTGTTGACAAAAGAAAGTCTTTATACTTTTTGTTCTGAGAAAATTTTAAAAGATTTCCCTGTTTTACAATCTCATATTTGTGTTCATCCCAAAGTTTCGAATCAAAGTTTTTAACCTTTCTTCCCAGACTTTTAACCTGGTTCGGACTTGCAGCTTTCAATATTTTTTCCAGGGTTTCAGCATCATTAAATAATCTTGCTTTACCAGCCATCATATAATGCTCTGCCGTTTTATAACCGATCCCGTCTTCTTCAAAATTTCCTGTAAACCATTGGCTAAAACATGACTTGGTGATCTCATCTTTAGCGGTATGTCCCCAGAAAAATAAAAACTTTATCTTTTGTTTCTTCTGAAATTTCTCTTTACTATTTTGTAGGGTGTATTTCATATTGTGTTATTTATACGCAAATGTAAAACAATATCATTTTATTCACCAAATTTATTTGTGTTTATTTTACGCTAATATATATAAACTACTGATTATCAGGCGGTAAAATTTATCCAAAATTTTATTACTTTGCAATACCTGACAAAATATAAATACTTTTTGTTCAATAATTTACGATTACCGGAGTTAATAAACTGCCCATAGAAAGAATTCGCTTATTATGGCATTTCTTATTTCATCTGCGTTCCCCATGAACAATCAAAATGGTCGACTCAATTTGAGCCGACCACTTAATTTTAAATATAATTTGTAGTTTTAAAACTATTTGATCTCGAAGTAGAATCCCTGTTCTTCCAGTTCTTTATATTTTTCTTGATTGAAAGTAAAGAGTTTTCCGGGCCTTCCACTTCCTTCTTTTTTAACGTTGTTGGTTTCATTAAGCAATCCATAGCTCATGATTTTTTTGCGGAAATTTCTTCGGTCTATTTCCTGTCCTACGATGGTTTTATAAAGGTTTTCAAGGTCTGAAAAAGGGAATTCTTCATTGAGAAGATTAAAGCCGATCGGTTGATATTGAATTTTGATACGAAGCCTTTTTAGAGCAATGTCAATGATACTTTTGTGATCAAAAGCAACTAAAGGAAGTTGATTGACACTGAACCACTGTGCATCATCTGCATCAGAATCTGCAAAGAGTTCATGGTAAGATGGGTTTACAAGCCCAAGATAAGCCACAGAAACAACTCTGTTTCTAGGATCACGGCCTACGTTGCCAAATGTATAAAGCTGCTCTAAAAAATCAGGCTTTATGCCAGCTTCTTCATGCAATTCTCTTTTTACAGCATCATCCAGGTTTTCATCATCCAGAACAAGCCCTCCCGGAAGTGCCCATCCTCCTTTAAAAGGTTCTATATTTCTTTTGATGAGAAGGATCTGAAGATCTTTCTTATCAAAATATCCGAAAATAACTGCATCTACAGCCACTTTGATATCCTGTAATTTTTTTGGAGACTCCATAAATTTATTTGCGTTATGAATACACAAATATACAGTTTATCGTGAGAATAAAAAACAATTCCCTATATAATAAAAGTTCATACCTTTAAGTTATCATTATAACCAACTTAAAATTAAACATTTATGAAAAATCTACTAGCAATCATTTCTCTCGCTTTCTTATGTGCAGCCTGTGAAAAAGGGAAAACAACAACCTTAGACCATTCTGATAAAAAAGATTCTGTAGCCACCACATCTGAATGGAAACCTGTGGATTCAGCAACAGCTACTAAAGCATGGATGGAATTTGCCACCCCTGGTGATATGCATAAAATGTTAGCCAAATTTGATGGAAACTGGACAGGTGCTACAAGTATGTGGATGGATGACAGTGGAAAAGCAGCCACAAGTACTTCTGAATGCACTAATAAAATGATCTTTGAAGGCCGATATCAGGTAAGTAATTACAAAGGAAATTTCATGGGAATGCCATTTGAAGGTATGAGCATTATGGGATATGATAATGCCAAGAAAAAATTTGTAAGTACGTGGATTGACAATATGGGAACAGGCTTAATGCATGCAGAGGGAGACTGGAATCCTGGTAAAAAATCAATTGATTTTAAGGGCAAAATGACAGATCCAAGCCGACCTGGAAAAGAATGTGAAGTAAGAGAAGTTTATACCATTACTGACGATAATAATCATACTTTGGAAATGTATGGACCTAATCCGAAAACAGGAAAGGAAATGAAAACTATGGAGATAAAATTCACCCGTAAAAAATAAAAAACAACCCCCGTTTCAGCTTGAAACGGGGATTGTTTTTATAATGATACTGAATAATTATTATTCATTAAGCTTCAATACAGCCATGAATGCAGACTGCGGTACTTCTACCCTTCCGATCTGTTTCATTTTCTTCTTACCTTCTTTCTGCTTTTCCAATAGTTTACGTTTTCTGGAAATATCTCCACCGTAACATTTTGCGGTAACGTCCTTTCTTAGAGCTTTAATAGTTTCTCTGGCAATAACTTTTGCTCCCAAAGCTGCCTGAACAGCAATATCAAACTGTTGTCTCGGGATCAGTTCACGAAGCTTTTCACACATCCTTTTCCCGATATAGTAAGCATTACTATCGTGGATCAGAGATGAAAGAGCATCTACCATGTCACCATTGATCAGGATATCCATTTTTACAAGCTTGGAAGCTCTGAATCCGATTGGGTGGTAATCGAAAGATGCATATCCTTTAGAGATTGATTTTAATCTGTCATAGAAATCGAAAACGACTTCTGCCAAAGGCATGTTGAAGATTAGTTCTACTCTTTCTGATGTTAAATAACTTTGATTAACGATCTCCCCTCTTTTCTCGATACATAAAGTCATTACTGCTCCAACAAAGTCAGATTTTGTAATGATAGATGCTTTAATGAAAGGTTCTTCTACTCTATCCATTGTAGAAGGATCCATCATTTCAGATGGGTTGTTGATCAGGATTGGAACTTCAGGTTCTTTTTTAGTATACCCGAAGTACGATACGTTAGGAACCGTTGTAATCACGTTCATATTGAACTCTCTATCTAAACGTTCCTGAACAATTTCCATGTGAAGCATTCCTAAGAATCCGCAACGGAAACCAAAACCAAGAGCAGCAGAACTTTCCGGTTCAAAAACCAAAGAAGCATCATTTAGTCTTAGTTTCTCCAAAGAAAATCTCAATTCTTCAAAATCCTCAGACTCAATTGGATAAATACCAGCAAATACCATTGGTTTTACTTCCTCAAATCCATCGATAGGGCCATCTGCAGGGTTCTCAAATGAAGTAATAGTATCTCCTACTTTTACTTCACGGGCATCTTTAATACCAGAAATCAAATAGCCTACATCTCCACACTGAATTGTTTTCTTTGGAACTTGTTTTAGCTTTAAAGTACCTACCTCATCAGCTCCATATTCTTTTCCTGTAGCAAAGAATTTAATTTTTTCATTTTTAGAAATACTTCCGTTTACCACTTTAAAGTAAGCTTCAATCCCTCTGAATGGGTTATAGACAGAGTCAAAAACTAATGCCTGAAGTGGTCCATCGGGATTTCCTACCGGTGCAGGAATTCTTTCAACGATCTGTTCTAATAGATTATGAACTCCCTCACCTGTCTTTCCTGAAACTCTCAATACATCTTCATATTCACATCCGATAAGATTCATGATCTCATCAGTTACTTCCTCAGGGTTAGCAGACGGAAGGTCAATTTTATTCAAAATTGGAATGATCGTTAAATCATTTTCCAATGCTAAATACAAGT is a genomic window of Chryseobacterium nakagawai containing:
- a CDS encoding NUDIX hydrolase — its product is MESPKKLQDIKVAVDAVIFGYFDKKDLQILLIKRNIEPFKGGWALPGGLVLDDENLDDAVKRELHEEAGIKPDFLEQLYTFGNVGRDPRNRVVSVAYLGLVNPSYHELFADSDADDAQWFSVNQLPLVAFDHKSIIDIALKRLRIKIQYQPIGFNLLNEEFPFSDLENLYKTIVGQEIDRRNFRKKIMSYGLLNETNNVKKEGSGRPGKLFTFNQEKYKELEEQGFYFEIK
- a CDS encoding adenylosuccinate synthetase; its protein translation is MKKAQIVIGLGFGDEGKGITTDFLAQQNPESVVIRFSGGQQAAHTVMMDDRKHVHSSFGSGALRGLPSYFTEHCTIHPLFLFNEKEELKIKNGNTEVHIHPLAKVTTPFDVWQNRTNSKNLEHGTCGKGVGATMKRNESPYKLFAIDLIAPKEMLIEKLKGIAYYYGFMEEEQINEQITPFLDAVEEIDWKIDDYSSLNMFKNLIFEGSQGILLDMDHGVFPNVTYAHTTSKNAYEICKKLDIEDVEMYYVTRSYTTRHGNGWMSNEKELALRNNEEETCTFNEYQKELRFGELDYSLLNYALKLDGAYVNATKKNFVVTCLDQIDEEFKFEKLEMKFDSIFGSYSPYSKDFKRLI
- a CDS encoding DUF1579 domain-containing protein, whose amino-acid sequence is MKNLLAIISLAFLCAACEKGKTTTLDHSDKKDSVATTSEWKPVDSATATKAWMEFATPGDMHKMLAKFDGNWTGATSMWMDDSGKAATSTSECTNKMIFEGRYQVSNYKGNFMGMPFEGMSIMGYDNAKKKFVSTWIDNMGTGLMHAEGDWNPGKKSIDFKGKMTDPSRPGKECEVREVYTITDDNNHTLEMYGPNPKTGKEMKTMEIKFTRKK
- a CDS encoding O-acetyl-ADP-ribose deacetylase, which gives rise to MKIEVIKGDITKIHAEAVVNAANSSLLGGGGVDGAIHRVGGPKILEECRAIRNRQGKCNTGEAVVTTAGNLPAKYIIHTVGPVWNNDKEESSKLLSECYKNSLLLAESFGVKTIAFPNISTGIYKFPKDLAGEIAINEVRKFRSDSIEKVIFVCFDEENEEIYKKLLNSPL
- a CDS encoding ADP-ribosylation/crystallin J1, translating into MKTTRLYRPVGEKEMVLIIENGYKKFPPRLEWQPIFYPVLDEDYASEIAEKWNTRDEFGNYLGFVTRFEVLEDVANQYPAQNVGARNHNELWVPSEKLGTFNQAIVGNIEVIKVFVGKDFKGSANNEIEGLVKTLKTTTTNP
- a CDS encoding Sir2 family NAD-dependent protein deacetylase — protein: MKKLTILSGAGISAESGIQTFRDGDGLWENHNVTDVASPEGWRKDRSLVLEFYNQRRRQLHEVHPNEAHKLVAELEKYFDVQIITQNIDDLHERAGSTKILHIHGELFKSCSCNNKRLIYEQKDDIKLGDKAEDGAQLRPFIVWFGEDVPLYQDAREIVKDSDILLVIGTSLQVYPAAGLIHDIKDDCLLMVINPNETGFGYGQRAVVMKETATQGMKLLFDKLINLA
- a CDS encoding RNA 2'-phosphotransferase, with the translated sequence MNEIETKRISKFLSLILRHQPETIGLKLDENGWADVEELRAKSAKKRVHFSFEELDEVVETNNKKRFAFNDDKTKIRASQGHSIDINLALEAIQPPEFLYHGTAEANISSILEKGIEKRTRQHVHLSADKETATKVGMRHGKPIILTIRTGKMHEDGLFFFQSANGVWLTEFIDPKYISK
- a CDS encoding NADAR family protein; translation: MKYTLQNSKEKFQKKQKIKFLFFWGHTAKDEITKSCFSQWFTGNFEEDGIGYKTAEHYMMAGKARLFNDAETLEKILKAASPNQVKSLGRKVKNFDSKLWDEHKYEIVKQGNLLKFSQNKKYKDFLLSTGDKILVEASPYDTIWGIGMLETDSRAENPLLWNGENLLGFALMEVRDELRG
- a CDS encoding ADP-ribosylglycohydrolase family protein, whose translation is MKNKVKAGIMGVCIGDALGVPVEFKDRDYLKRFPVTKMQEFGSHNQPKGTWSDDSSLTLCLAEVLTKGYDLEKIGQSFVKWVKYGHWTAHGRLFDIGGTTREAIARLIKGESARFSGNVFEEDNGNGSLMRTLPLAFYFKDEENLEKIYKTVKEVSTITHGHFRSVFACFIYVIFAIQLIKGKNKTEAYTYTQNVVLEYAEKQWFSLSEIELFHRILKNDISGYSEEEIRGSGYVLHSLEASLWCFLNSESYSEAVLKAVNLGEDTDTTGAITGGLAGIYYGFENIPQEWVGELVRKDDIEKLCENLNHKYPVSE
- a CDS encoding TIGR02452 family protein; the encoded protein is MTNKGMAKDTLDILARKYYINTENERIDMGKELEISKKETVLFTPEQLSELTAAPMPETHFETQFETWRCSSLKAILDLTQKEDPEKVMCLNFASAKNPGGGFINGAEAQEESLARTSGLYETLLMAEDYYTLHRSMTSCFYTDTMIYSPKVPVFRKDKGELLSKPVLCNFITSPAVNAGVVKRQEPQRENEILGAMDIRTDKMLALALHQGNETLILGAWGCGVFKNDPKEIAGLFKRYLHGKYKNKFKRVVFAVLTKKEEMLKPFEEIQ
- the lepA gene encoding translation elongation factor 4, encoding MKNIRNFCIIAHIDHGKSTLADRLLEYTNTVTQRELQSQTLDDMDLEKERGITIKSHAIQMDYEYKGEKYILNLIDTPGHVDFSYEVSRSIAACEGALLIVDAAQSIQAQTISNLYLALENDLTIIPILNKIDLPSANPEEVTDEIMNLIGCEYEDVLRVSGKTGEGVHNLLEQIVERIPAPVGNPDGPLQALVFDSVYNPFRGIEAYFKVVNGSISKNEKIKFFATGKEYGADEVGTLKLKQVPKKTIQCGDVGYLISGIKDAREVKVGDTITSFENPADGPIDGFEEVKPMVFAGIYPIESEDFEELRFSLEKLRLNDASLVFEPESSAALGFGFRCGFLGMLHMEIVQERLDREFNMNVITTVPNVSYFGYTKKEPEVPILINNPSEMMDPSTMDRVEEPFIKASIITKSDFVGAVMTLCIEKRGEIVNQSYLTSERVELIFNMPLAEVVFDFYDRLKSISKGYASFDYHPIGFRASKLVKMDILINGDMVDALSSLIHDSNAYYIGKRMCEKLRELIPRQQFDIAVQAALGAKVIARETIKALRKDVTAKCYGGDISRKRKLLEKQKEGKKKMKQIGRVEVPQSAFMAVLKLNE
- a CDS encoding DUF4291 domain-containing protein, with the protein product MKEFEIRADYTRDTIVVYQAYNKAIAKTAVENQKFSAPFSFSRMTWIKPSFLWMMERSNYGQKSNQECTLALHIKREAWEKALELAILTSPEKRVYPNPKTWEEAFENAKVYVQWDPERSIKGNKLEYRSIQVGISRHLIEEFNEDWIVKIEDYSPLVKKILNLTQQGEYNKAKKLLPTEKIYPLSNEIARRIGSEL